Proteins encoded in a region of the Zea mays cultivar B73 chromosome 2, Zm-B73-REFERENCE-NAM-5.0, whole genome shotgun sequence genome:
- the LOC118476448 gene encoding zinc finger BED domain-containing protein RICESLEEPER 2-like — MFYVYIFICRFIYVPSPHTAEALSDVLMKCLMDWHIDKNISTLTLDNCSTNDALITLMNRKLRGKKPLLGGKLLHMRCSAHILNLIVKDGLEVMGSGIERIRNSVAFWYATPKRHERFQEIAAQVNVECNKKLSLDCKTRWNSTYIMLSVAICYKEAFDRLAECERAYDFSPSEDEWKFASEVCDRLKLFYEITELFSGTQYVTTNDFFPKICAIRGHMSKWLECDDELIKSMSSRMITKFDKYWTDIHGLMAIAVVLDPRYKFGMLKACYTRLFGAQSRAMLEIENVRKLFEELIREYNNKCIKPVTSGGQNASSSCVSNASTYTDELFSAMEEELDDMCSDEEKAKSELDLYVDEGRIPKSKEFDILGYWKISGIRYPTLRMIARDIFAIPVTTVASESAFSTSGRVLSDHRSRLTPKTLEVLMCAQNWLRVGQAKGKEDYMDLS; from the coding sequence ATGTTCTATGTCTATATTTTCATATGTAGGTTCATTTATGTTCCATCTCCACATACTGCTGAAGCACTTAGTGATGTTCTTATGAAATGTCTAATGGATTGGCACATTGATAAGAACATATCTACCTTAACCCTTGATAATTGTTCCACTAATGATGCACTCATCACATTGATGAATCGAAAGTTGAGAGGAAAGAAACCTTTGTTGGGTGGCAAGCTGTTGCATATGCGTTGCTCCGCGCACATATTAAATTTAATTGTCAAAGATGGTTTGGAAGTAATGGGTAGTGGGATTGAAAGGATTAGAAATAGTGTTGCATTTTGGTATGCTACTCCTAAAAGACATGAGAGATTCCAAGAAATAGCTGCACAAGTTAATGTTGAATGCAACAAGAAATTGTCGCTTGATTGCAAAACAAGGTGGAACTCTACTTATATCATGCTCAGTGTTGCTATTTGTTACAAAGAGGCTTTTGATCGTTTGGCTGAATGTGAAAGAGCTTATGATTTTTCTCCAAGTGAGGATGAATGGAAGTTTGCTAGTGAAGTTTGCGATAGGTTGAAATTGTTCTATGAAATTACCGAATTGTTTTCTGGAACACAATATGTAACAACTAATGACTTCTTTCCAAAGATATGTGCAATTAGAGGACACATGAGCAAGTGGCTAGAGTGTGATGATGAGTTAATCAAGTCCATGTCAAGTCGTATGATTACAAAATTTGATAAATATTGGACTGACATTCATGGTCTAATGGCTATTGCTGTTGTTCTTGATCCAAGATACAAATTTGGAATGTTGAAAGCATGCTATACACGTCTATTTGGTGCACAAAGTAGAGCAATGCTAGAGATAGAAAATGTGAGGAAATTATTTGAAGAACTGATTAGAGAGTACAACAACAAATGCATTAAACCTGTTACTAGTGGTGGACAAAATGCATCATcatcttgtgtttctaatgcttccACATATACGGATGAGTTGTTCTCTGCCATGGAGGAAGAGCTCGATGACATGTGCAGTGATGAAGAAAAGGCTAAGTCTGAGCTTGATCTTTATGTGGATGAAGGTCGTATTCCCAAGTCAAAGGAATTTGATATATTAGGCTATTGGAAAATTTCTGGGATACGGTACCCTACTCTAAGGATGATAGCCCGTGACATATTTGCTATTCCTGTTACAACTGTCGCTTCAGAGTCTGCTTTTAGTACTAGTGGTAGAGTGCTAAGTGATCATCGAAGTCGACTTACTCCCAAAACTTTAGAGGTTTTGATGTGTGCACAAAATTGGCTTCGTGTTGGTCAAGCAAAAG